The DNA sequence AGTTTTGACCCTTTCCTTGGTTCTTAGCAAAAATTGCGGTCTATAAGGAACGGAATTAATAATAGTATGAGACAGAATCTATAAAAGTTTTGGGTCAGGAATGGATATATGCTATAGCTAGCTATGATTCTTAGATATATAGTAACAACAAACACATGAAGACAAGTATATATGTCTATTCTATTTTTTGCTCGGCTGAATTCCCGGCTAAATCAGTTAATAGATTTCATATGCTTCTTACGTTCCTCTGCAACTAAAATCCACCAGTGTCTCGACaatcctttttcttggattttacATACAACACACCACCTTCTTATACGCCAAATAAATattgtctctctctctctctcaattcACTTTAATTTGTCAACGTAACAAATTAATAGATCCTAGTGTTGGTTATTGTATTCCTCTTCAATATTGGGTTTGGTTAAGATGTGCtcatatcttaaaaaaaataaataaataaaaaatgtaactttttcatatttttaggAACCAACACTTTTTATCAATATTAATCAACACCTTGGGTCAATACCTtagttttatatatattattagaatttaaaatttaatatttaaaatttagaattgattaaaaataataaattttattagttatataatattgtttttatttttaatgtccaTATCACGTGTTCTATAAACATGTATTAACTAATTTCTAAttatattctattttttcactcaattacaaaaatatatacgCACATATATATACAGGGCAATTTCATGTGCTAGAATTGAACAATAAGTCCTTTAGCTTTCACTGAATGAGAAATGATAGGGACAAGAgcgaaaaaatgaaaaattaactagtattttttcaaatataaaataaaaatactagtcGCTTAATAATTGTCATATATAATCAAGTGAATATGAGTACGTCACATACATtacaagaaataaaaatgaatgaataattattatatatattactaaagTCGCATATGATAATActttatacaaatatatatatcaaatttataattatatggTTGCTAATTAATACAGCTTATAGCTAGTTATAGATAATTAAGAGCACATACACATACATGAGACATATAGGCACTAAATAATTTCTCTCTTAGCTTGCAATGCAACTTGTACATTCGCAATAACGGATGTAGAATTCGGAAACCCACCTTGCAATTGAAGTCAAAGATATATATTTATAGATGGGACATTAAGACAGAAAACACAATGGGAAATAGCTATCATGTTTATCTGGAAAATCTTTGATGGTAGTAATGATAATGTCTAAGGTGATGATTGCATCCATATCGCTTGGATTTAGTTAGGACTTTAATGCTGATCCAAAAAGGTGAATCTCTCAATCATATATAAATATTCTAATTCACAAACACTCCAACTTAGATTTTGTATTTTGGTATCATTTCCGTTTTGTTTCTTGGGCTAAATTGTGGTACCACAAACCACAACTTCCAAAAAATTTCCAATCGTTAGAAACTTTATCTACTATAGTAATTATTAAACCTAGCACTGCATGTGGAGCCATACTCCCAACTGCTTCAATATATATATCAACAAGTTTCCATGTCTTTTTATGTCTATTTTTTCATGCCACTATAATTCTGACATTATACCTTAATCATCATTACTGCTGCTAACTTTGTCAAAATTCACACGATAAAAGTCTCGATGGGATTTTTTATATTACAGAAAATTTTCCAAATTAGATCATTATTATACAACAAAAAGCTAAGAAAGAGAAACTCTAAATTAGGTgatcaccatatatatataataaaaaattaatcataggGATATGTGCAGTATAATGGTGATCTTGAGTCTTATTTGGTGTATTCTTGTATGAAATAgagtaataataattaatgtttTGGGTAACATTCGAATTAAATTCGACCActccaaaaataatattttctctTATACACACAATCTGATATGatgaaaaaaagaatattaagaACATGTATCTGATTAATAATCGTCCAAACTCTGATTCAATATTAAATTTGGTTGgttattatattattgtttatgCTAGACTGTTAATTATTCGATAATAATTTCGTCAAGTGAGTAGTATCTGGCACTTCAATTAGACTCTGATTGACTATTGGTCAGATTGGGTCAAGATTCCTTGCAGCAACAGCCACAGCATGCAATGCAAGTAGCATAAACTATGAAAAATTTCCAGTACGAATATACATTAAGCTAATCAAAATTTATTCATAAGTTATGCTGATCGGATTGGTATTCTATATTAAAGATAATAATTGTAGGTATACCAGATTAGGGGAGAATGTCGTTTCTCCATATATACAATTTTTCTAGGATCAAGATTGTTTGCTCATTCCAGTCCAAcaaacaattttatttatttgttctaGAAAATTGTGAGGGGAATATATTCCCTAAGTTCATGATATATACTATATGGTACTACTAAGTACTAATACTCTAAGtaattaactttaatttatttattaatatgcCCAAGAGCCAAGAATACTCTCTTCGTTCAATCAAGGCTAGAATATAGAACCCTATGCATCCATGCGACACAATCcaattgttttttctttttcttgttttgggTCAACAATTTGAATATGGTTTCACTCCAGTGTATGGTCCTAATTAAATGGGCCACAAGTTCTGTCCAATGATTGTGAAACTGATTGTAATGCCCAAATAGATTTTTCTTTAGTTATCTGGGTTTGAAAGTTCAAAACTTGAAATCTTGCAATGCGCTATTTGATTGGTCGAATAGTCAACTCACTCGTCTACTTAAATAAATGTTGATGGTTTAAATTTGTTTTGTATATGTAACAATCTATTAATTAGTGGTAGACCCTTAAATGAAGTTCAGATCAAATTATCCTGTGGAATGGGAGATACCGTTAccaaccaaaaaaattaaagttaaattaCACAGTTGGTCTCTACACTTTCAGTGAAATTGTAAATTGGTCTCTACACTTTAAAGGTTTATAATTGAGTCtctaaaaagaattaaaatttacaatttaGTCCCTACCGTTCAAAAAGTGTTTGATTTGATAGAATATTCTcagcatattttatattttaaacatGTGAGCTGCATATGTTTGACAACAGGGACCAATTTGCAATTTTAGTGAAGGTATAGGGACCAACCGTGTAATTTTACTATTTGAAAATAACCAAAAACTCCCTAGGCTATCTGAACCCACCTCGCCCCTCTCCAGCTCTCTCACTCTCACTTTctcactttctaaattgataccCCAACCTCAGCGTTCTCTGTCTCTCACCTGTAGAGGTGTTCAAATCAAAACCGATCCAAATTAAACTGCTCATCCAATCCAATCTAAACCAAAAATCGATTGAAACCGCACTAATTCGGAtttgattggattttattttttgtaaaccgctagatcggatcggattttggatctacttttcacaatcgaTCCAATGCAATCCAAACCGCACAAtgtgttataatattattattttattattatatttacaattatacttataacataTTCAATCtgttatacatttttatatttttcatatattattattattatttaataaattttttatgtttaaaatgtgatttatttatttattttaactaacctataattttatttctattgttatgttatcattggtttttaaaaatattgttaaGACTTGCTATGTCATTGTtggttatttaaaatttgatgttgagacttgttatatatatttaatttttttaatttacaaaaccgcaaattcaatccaatccaaacctcAAAATTGGATCAGATtggattgatttttttttttaaaaatcatctAATTCAAACCGCACCGCAAGAAAACATAGTGTTCGGATCGGATGAGTTTTTTTACTCAAAATCGATCCAAACCGCACTGCGAACACCCTTACTCACCTTGATTCACCGTCGCCATGCCGGATCCACAGCATTTATGCTCACGGGTCGGGCCTCGCCTCCTTCCTAGTTCCTGCAACTCACCTCTCTCATCCAAcgattttttcttctcttccaaTCCCAATACTAAACACTGATAAatgaaagagaacaatttcaaTCCCAAACATGCTCAACGCGAACAATTCAATGTCTAAGAAAAAAATAGCAACAAATCAACATAAAAATAGTAACTCAATTTATTGGTGAATTCGGCGCGGCAATGGAGGCAGAGGCACGAGCCGAGGTGAGAGATAAAGAGCGTTGGGGTTGGGGTACCATTTTAGAAAGTGAGAAAATGAGAGTGAAAGAACTGGGGAGGGACGGGGTGGGTTCAGATAGCGTAGGGAGTTTTTGTTCATTTTTAAATGGTTAAATTACACGGTTGGTTCCTATACTTTCACTAAAATTGCAAATTGGTTCCTATTGTCAAATATGTGCAGCTCACATGTTTAAAATAGAGAATATATtgagaatattctgttaaatcaaacactttttaaacggtagaagctaaattacaaattttaatttttttagggACCCAATTATAAACTTTTAAAGTGTAGAGACTAATTTACAATTTCACTAAAAGTATAGAGAGCAACGAGGTGTAATTTAACCAAAAATTAAATCTGTTTGTGAGTGAGAAAGGTCACGGGCAGAGTAATATGCTGTGGATTGGAATGAAAATTAGCATAGTGAAGTAAAAGTAATGAAACATTAAGAAAAAGCAAAGAATAATAATGTGTAAGTTGAGTAACAATGATTGTAAGTTGCTGTGCTTCATCATCCTTGTTCTCCTCTTTGATCACTTGACTTCAGAATCAGATAGTCTTGAATTCGCATGCAAGCCACCACGCCATAGCACCTATCCTTTCTGCAACACCTCCCTCACCATCTCAGTCAGAGCTCAATCCCTTATCTCACTCCTCACACTCTCCGAGAAGCTTCAGCGCCTCACAACCAATTCCTCATCCATTCCCAGGCTCGGCATTCCTCCCTACCAGTGGCGGAACCACGCTCTCCATGGTGTTGCAGCCACCACTGTTGCTTCCGCAACAAGCTTCCCTCAGGTGATACTCACAGCGGCTTCATTCAATAGGACGCTTTGGTATTTGATTGGTTCTGCCATTGGCGTGGAGGGAAGGGCTTTGTACAATGTTGGACTAGCTGGTTTGACTTTTTGGTCTCCAAATGTCAACGTTTTTAGGGACCCTCGGTGGGGGAGGGGACAAGAGACCCCTGGTGAGGATCCTATGGTTTCTTCTGCCTATGCTTCTGAGTTTGTGAGGGGCCTCCAGGGTGGTCCTCATGATCATGGACTCTTCGTCTCTGCTTGTTGCAAACATTTTACAGCTTATGATTTGGACAAGTGGGCCAATTTCACCAAGTATAACTTCAATGCTCTTGTAAGCTTTTACTTTCCTCTCAGGTACAATTATATTCATATTCAAAAGTTTAAGCTGTTAGGTAGAGACACATGAATGGTTATATTATTTGATTGCTTGTGTTATAGGTAACAGAGCAAGATTTGGAGGACACTTATCTGCCCCCATTTCGTAGTTGCATTCAACAAGGCGGAGCAAGCTGTTTGATGTGTTCTTTCAACCAAGTTAATGGTGTTCCAGCTTGTGCCAATGAGGATCTACTTGGACTAGCTAGAACCAAGTGGGGTTTTCAAGGGTAACAACCTTCCTCAAAAGAACAGGATTTTGATTGAGATTGGAAAAATAACTGTCATTGCTTGTTCGAGTGTAGGTATATCACCTCAGACTGTGATGCAGTGGCCACTGTTTATGAATATCACAAGTATGCAAAATCAGCAGAGGATGCTGTTGCTGATGTTCTCAGAGCAGGTGTTTTATTTCCCATTTTCATTTCAAGTGGATGAATGGTTTCATTGAATTCAATATACAATTTTTGTTATTGGTTTATTTTTAGGTGTGGACATTAATTGTGGAACATACATGCTTAGACATACTCAAACTGCTATCAAACAAGGAAAGGTAAAAGAAGAGGAGCTAGATAGAGCTCTTTTCAACCTATTCTCGGTTCAACTTCGCCTAGGAATGTTTGATGGCGACCCCAGAAAGGGGCAGTTTGGGAAATTGGGGCCATGGAATGTTTGTAGCACAGAGCACAGAACCCTGGCACTTGAGGCTGCAAGGCAAGGGATTGTGCTGCTGAAGAATGAGAATAAGATCCTTCCATTGGATAGAGATTTTATTACCTCTTTAGCTGTAATTGGTCCAATGGCAACAGAAACTAAATTAGGTGGTGACTACTCAGGTATGTTATGATTGTTACACGTTATTAGTTCTATACATATAACTTTGtagtaaatactaaataataatGGTTAGGAATAGGCTGCTCCTCAAGAAGCATATATGAGGAACTCCAAGAGTTTACAAAGGGATTCTTATCGATTTCATACGCTTCTGGTTGCCATGACATAGCATGCCAATCAGTTGAAGGTTTCAATGAAGCCATTGAAACTGCTAAAGAAGCTGACTATGTTATCATAGTTGCTGGAATTGACACAACACAAGAGGGAGAGGATCTTGACAGAGATAGTCTTGTATTACCTGGTGAACAGATGGCACTTATATCCGCCATAGCCGATGCTAGTAAGCGTCCAGTGATTCTAGTACTCACTGGTGGAGGCCCCCTTGATGTTTTGTCTGCTGATAGAAACCCTCTCATTTCAAGTATTCTGTGGGTCGGTTACCCTGGTGAGGCTGGTGCAAAAGCATTGGCTGAGATTATATTTGGACTCGTTAATCCAGGTTTGAATGAATGCAGTAATCTTAATAACTCTGAAATTTTGATGACTTAATTACCTCAGAGTTGGTATTTTTGCTGCAGCTGGAAGGCTTCCAATGACATGGTATCCAGAGTCATTTACCAATGTGCCCATGAGTGACATGAACATGAGGGCTGATCCATCTCGTGGCTATCCAGGAAGAACATACCGATTCTACACTGGCACTAGAATTTACGGATTTGGACATGGACTCAGTTACAGTGCTTTCTCATACAAGTTCTTATCATCATCACCAACTAAAATTAGTTTGCATAAAAGTCTAAAGGCAGAGAGATTAGAAGGTGTTGATGAGGTTCTAGTTGATGACATGCAAGATTGCAGCAAGTTGAGATTTGGAATGCAAGTTTCTGTGATGAACCTTGGTGACTTGGATGGAAGGCATGTTGTGATGTTGTTCTCTAGGTGGCCTAAAGTTCTACAAGGTTCTCCAACAACACAGCTGGTTGGTTTCAGCAGTGTGCACACTGTTTCTTATGAATCTATTGAAACAAGCATTTTGGTAGATCCTTGTCAACACTTGAGCCTTGCTCATGAGAGTGGAAAGAGGATATTACCCTTAGGCAGTTACACATTCAGTGTAGGGGATACACACCATACACTTTCACTTCAAATTTATTGATTGCatatttttctgtttcttttcAAGGCAAATTACATGTCTCGCACTTCTCATATTCTAATACCCTTATTTGACAACATGTATGCATGTACTTGCTACATTATGAATTAATAAATGCCATGAAAAATTTCTATTCCAAATTTTCTGTTGACATGACCAAAATGTTCCAGTAGACAAATTCAACTAGGCTATGTTTGATTGACTtcttaattaatcaaattttaattacatgCTTGCTTACTCTCTAGATAATTCCTTGAGAAAAACTAAAAAGTCTTCTGCTATGGATTTATGCCAATTGCCCCTCTCATGATTATTTGTTTATCAAAGATAATGGAGGTCAAGTTTTCCCTCataaacttttttctttttctattttttcttttgcctTACATGTAGTATCATTTGACAAAGATCTAAAAGGGAATATTCCAATAAACGAGGCATCAAATTCACTTTGTCGCGTATAGGCAGACCAACTTTATTAGCCTCAGTTTATCATCGTAAACTAATGATTAAGTGTGTGATTACAGTTTACAAATATAAGtttgtataaaattgattttgtaaatttgattctgatgaaaagtaagtttgtattaaaatgatttatgtttgttaatctttatatcaaaatagattatagtaaaataaatattgtttggattacactactcaaaatcacttttaaataaaaaattactaaaatagacatcaacttaaataatttttgtatattatcttatcattttaatttaaatatttgaatatatcttattaattaattttataataaaattaatatttatatactaaaataaaaataacatataaaaattgaaaaaatatttttagttaaaactaataaaatataaattttagagagtactaagaataataaaaaaaattaaatatttactttgctagtgattgaaataaatcaaaaaaaaatttatgatattttttatataatatatttttagtattctaaatactcttttttagtatgttataatttattattattattatttacgattaattttttatttaattcattttaCATAATAGgttcaataaattatattataaaaagataataaaaaaataattaaaaaaatcataattataaaaatgtataatgtcaaacaaataattaatacaaaataaaaataataaataataaaaaaagagttCATATAAAcagaaataataagaatttcataaataatacaataacatgcataaaggataaagttgataaaatataaataaagattAAATGTTGATGACTAAAAGCCCGTTGGTAAAATGCAGAAGCTCAAAATTGTTACTTCCTATAGACGTGATTTTTGAATACAAAATCACTTCTGcgtttatgaataaaaaatttactgaGCCAAAAATTGAAGCTTTCAAAAAGTTTAAACTTACTTTTTCTCTTCCAACGTATTTCCAAACACACCCTAATTAGTAGTGATAGCAGTAAGCAACGTCTTTAGAGACAGTAGTTATAACAATATATTATACATGCAAGTAACAACCCTTAGTTATACCAAAGAGGTTTATTTATCaagattaatttaattataatttcaacTTTTTCTCTTTCATGCATGCTGAATTTTAAGGCTTGATTAGTGTAGGGGAGGCATGATCGGTGATCCTAATTAAACTACTAAGTCATGTCTCTGTTTAATTAATGATTTGAAGCGTTCTGGCTTTGAAAATACCGACAGTATTATGCGTTCCGTGAAACTTCTTATCAGACTTactaaaactaattaaaatgaTTTTATTCGTTTAATAATTCAAATATTATGCTAGTTGTATACTGTGAACTGAAAATGGACCAAGTAAAACGTTGTGTGCCACAGCCCACAGTGCCAGAAATATCAACATCTCTTCTATCTAATCAGTAAATATTAGAgtataattagaattaattagcATTAATTACAATTATTTAGTATAGGATATTATGTGTCAacgagttataactcaaatggTAGTCTCTTTATAGTCACTTAGAAGTTGCGGGTTCAACCCAACATGTAATATAGATTCTTATTTCATAAATAGAGTAAAATATCGTTTTTGTTCCAACGTTTGGGATAAATCCTATTTGTGTCTCTGTCAATTATACATCATGAACGttttagtttgagttttaaaaatctcttcttgaagttaaaataaaaatgtctgGAATAGATTCGATAATCCACTCCGAAAAATAGCTCATCAAAAATTGAAACTAATTCCTacaacatttacataattcacttttttagggacataattgaatctaaagacaaatagtgggtataatattaaaatcgaacacatgcgagtgagacctaattgagaatgaatacatccaagtgagaataattgaaaaatataatctgatttattagtataattgatattaagataacattgaatcacttttataaacgttaAGGATACAAATAgaacgatttaaacgttagagACACAAATAgaacttaccccaaacgttggggacaaaaacaatactttactcttCATAAATATCTGATGCTTTATAgctataaaatataacattcaTATAAACCACATTTTAAGATAAGTCGCGGATTCAAATATGTTTATTTTAAGAGTGAAAAATCAAAACTATACTAAAATACTTTATGATAAATGTTATAGATTACCATAGTTCTTTCATTTCTATAGACAATAATCCACCGAAATGCATGCGTTTCACTAAATCGAGAGAATGTGGTGGTGGCAGTGTAATCGTGTACGCAGAAGAATACGACACTTTGTTAATACTTAAGTGCACCTCAAATTAACAATAAGAAATCAACTGAGAATGCCGTTTCCAATTAGAATTGGAATTTGTGATAATCTCAGGTTGATGAATATGTATATAACAAATGTTTCATTGCCCAACTTTAATTACTTGCAAGTTTAGAATAACGGAAGCTTGGGACAAGGTTTGATGAAGCTCAAAGTATAGCGtcttccttttaatttttggaCCTTCAATTATATACTATAAGAAAATACTAATGtagctctttttttttaaagttttatttACTGGTAACTCCTACTGTCCAAGTCAATGGGGGGTGCATGCTCTTTCTGCCTCTCATTGAGCCACTTCTGATTATCGTGTTGATTTCTCATCAGTTTCAAAGTTGAAAATCTGAAAGGGAATTACTGTTAAGCATAATATAAGGATAGTTGCATTGACACTCTTGACAATacaattatttattcattttatattatttaactctATCTCCACAAAAATACGTAGAGAACAAAtagttccttttttttttgtcttatgtttaatatcttattttcaaTCATGTTGCATCCATCGTTAGAGTGAAAGGGAGGGGGGAATGAAGGAAGAACAGGACCAATCAAGGACATTAATTACTCTCTCTAATTATATTAAATCACATAATCAAGTAAAGcaacaacaattaataaatatttagcATCAGTGATAATAGAACCGAAGAAAACATATTTAACTATGGATTTTGTACATAGTGCAAGCTCCCTAGCTAGCTAACTCCTCTTCTATCTCCTTGTTAGGAAGTTCCTACACGTTTCAAGTCAAACCCTTTATTCTTAACATCCATTCGAGTTCTATGATCTTCCATCTAACATTTGGATAAGTAATGATTTCAAATTCTTCCAATAGAAGAATTTTTATTGAGGTTCATGGTAGTAGTATACCGTAGGGTTGACCAAGGTGCCTTAGTTTTTGTTATCTGAATTAATAGTAGGACTAGTGAGTGTTGGTTGCATAAGGCAGAGAAAGAAGTGAGAAATTCAAGAGATTTGTATAGTGGCATGGCTTCATGTTTAGCAACCCCATGGGGTAACCTATAATGATGGAGAAATCAGATAATTTGGTATTATTAAGGCAGGTTGTGCCATATGTCTTATGTTTGTGCATATTTATCAGATCAGCTTCTGCAATTGAAGGTTAGTAAATATTACACTATGGTCATTATTACTAATGTGGAAAATAAAATCTTTAATAGTTGCATATTTTACCATCcttaaaattttaacaatatcATTTGATAGTTTTAGTCTGATTTTGCTTAAATAATTAGTCTTAAGGGGAAGGGTCAGGTTTGGATAAGATTGTATGATATGCAGTTTTTTTCTCTGCAGGCTTTGAGAGCATAGCATGCTGTGCTGATTCAAACTATAAAGATCCATTGACCAACTTAGATTACAAAACAGATTATGCTTGGTTCTCTGATACAAGAAGTTGCAGGCCAATAACTAGTGTGTTAAAACATTCAACCTATGGAAGATTAAGAGTGTTTGACatagaaaagggaaagagatgTTACAATTTGGCCACAACTAAGGATCAAGTGTATCTGATAAGGGGCACATTTCCATCTGAAAATGCACCAGGTAAAGGTTCCTTTGGTGTTTCTATAGGGGTAACAGTGTTAGGTACAGTGAGATCATCATCGCAGGACTTGAGAATTGAAGGAGTTTTCAGAGCCACAAAGAACAACACAGACTTTTGCCTAGTGACAGAAGAGGGTAACCCTTATATATCTCAGCTTGAGCTAAGATCAGTGTCTGAAGAGTATCTGCAGGGTTTGAATTCTAGTGTCCTGAAGCTGATCAACAGAAGTAATCTTGGGGGAAAAGAAGATGACATAAGGTACATAAATCTCTTGAGAATCCTAGGTTTAGGGGGCACTAGGTGGCGTCGCCTACATGGATTAACATTGATTTTTGTAGAGAATAAATACATCAGTAGTTGCAATTAGTGTTATGTCCTACCAGGCTTTAGACCAATTCCATCTAAGTAACTTGATGCATGAACCTATAAAACATGACACAGATTACATGCATCATTTATgatatacatatttaatgtATTAATATTAAGTGATTTGTGCAATTTATAGTCTGTATCCTTATTTTGTTGCTCTTATGCTGTGAAATCTACAAGGACAAGAAAGACTTAATAATCTTATAATATGGGCCCATACTGGTTTTAGGTACCCAATTGATCAAAGTGATAGAATCTGGAAAAGAACTACTACAAGTCCATACACTCCTATATCATTCAATATTAGCATTTTGGACCACAAATCTAATGTGACACCTCCTCTGAAAGTTCTACAAACAGCTTTGACTCACCCTGAAAGGTTGGAATTCAATCACAATGGCCTTGAGGTTAAGGAGGATTACGAGTACCTTGTGTTTCTCTACTTCCTTGAATTGAATAACAGTGTTAGAGAAGGCCAAAGAGTGTTTGACATCTATGTTAACAGTGAGATTAAGAAGGCTAGTTTTGATGTATTAAGTGAAGGGTCAAATTATAGACACATTGTGTT is a window from the Arachis stenosperma cultivar V10309 chromosome 3, arast.V10309.gnm1.PFL2, whole genome shotgun sequence genome containing:
- the LOC130967707 gene encoding probable beta-D-xylosidase 6 isoform X2; this encodes MCKLSNNDCKLLCFIILVLLFDHLTSESDSLEFACKPPRHSTYPFCNTSLTISVRAQSLISLLTLSEKLQRLTTNSSSIPRLGIPPYQWRNHALHGVAATTVASATSFPQVILTAASFNRTLWYLIGSAIGVEGRALYNVGLAGLTFWSPNVNVFRDPRWGRGQETPGEDPMVSSAYASEFVRGLQGGPHDHGLFVSACCKHFTAYDLDKWANFTKYNFNALVTEQDLEDTYLPPFRSCIQQGGASCLMCSFNQVNGVPACANEDLLGLARTKWGFQGYITSDCDAVATVYEYHKYAKSAEDAVADVLRAGVDINCGTYMLRHTQTAIKQGKVKEEELDRALFNLFSVQLRLGMFDGDPRKGQFGKLGPWNVCSTEHRTLALEAARQGIVLLKNENKILPLDRDFITSLAVIGPMATETKLGGDYSGCSSRSIYEELQEFTKGFLSISYASGCHDIACQSVEGFNEAIETAKEADYVIIVAGIDTTQEGEDLDRDSLVLPGEQMALISAIADASKRPVILVLTGGGPLDVLSADRNPLISSILWVGYPGEAGAKALAEIIFGLVNPAGRLPMTWYPESFTNVPMSDMNMRADPSRGYPGRTYRFYTGTRIYGFGHGLSYSAFSYKFLSSSPTKISLHKSLKAERLEGVDEVLVDDMQDCSKLRFGMQVSVMNLGDLDGRHVVMLFSRWPKVLQGSPTTQLVGFSSVHTVSYESIETSILVDPCQHLSLAHESGKRILPLGSYTFSVGDTHHTLSLQIY
- the LOC130967707 gene encoding probable beta-D-xylosidase 6 isoform X1; its protein translation is MCKLSNNDCKLLCFIILVLLFDHLTSESDSLEFACKPPRHSTYPFCNTSLTISVRAQSLISLLTLSEKLQRLTTNSSSIPRLGIPPYQWRNHALHGVAATTVASATSFPQVILTAASFNRTLWYLIGSAIGVEGRALYNVGLAGLTFWSPNVNVFRDPRWGRGQETPGEDPMVSSAYASEFVRGLQGGPHDHGLFVSACCKHFTAYDLDKWANFTKYNFNALVTEQDLEDTYLPPFRSCIQQGGASCLMCSFNQVNGVPACANEDLLGLARTKWGFQGYITSDCDAVATVYEYHKYAKSAEDAVADVLRAGVDINCGTYMLRHTQTAIKQGKVKEEELDRALFNLFSVQLRLGMFDGDPRKGQFGKLGPWNVCSTEHRTLALEAARQGIVLLKNENKILPLDRDFITSLAVIGPMATETKLGGDYSGIGCSSRSIYEELQEFTKGFLSISYASGCHDIACQSVEGFNEAIETAKEADYVIIVAGIDTTQEGEDLDRDSLVLPGEQMALISAIADASKRPVILVLTGGGPLDVLSADRNPLISSILWVGYPGEAGAKALAEIIFGLVNPAGRLPMTWYPESFTNVPMSDMNMRADPSRGYPGRTYRFYTGTRIYGFGHGLSYSAFSYKFLSSSPTKISLHKSLKAERLEGVDEVLVDDMQDCSKLRFGMQVSVMNLGDLDGRHVVMLFSRWPKVLQGSPTTQLVGFSSVHTVSYESIETSILVDPCQHLSLAHESGKRILPLGSYTFSVGDTHHTLSLQIY
- the LOC130967707 gene encoding probable beta-D-xylosidase 6 isoform X4, coding for MCKLSNNDCKLLCFIILVLLFDHLTSESDSLEFACKPPRHSTYPFCNTSLTISVRAQSLISLLTLSEKLQRLTTNSSSIPRLGIPPYQWRNHALHGVAATTVASATSFPQVILTAASFNRTLWYLIGSAIGVEGRALYNVGLAGLTFWSPNVNVFRDPRWGRGQETPGEDPMVSSAYASEFVRGLQGGPHDHGLFVSACCKHFTAYDLDKWANFTKYNFNALVTEQDLEDTYLPPFRSCIQQGGASCLMCSFNQVNGVPACANEDLLGLARTKWGFQGYITSDCDAVATVYEYHKYAKSAEDAVADVLRAGVDINCGTYMLRHTQTAIKQGKVKEEELDRALFNLFSVQLRLGMFDGDPRKGQFGKLGPWNVCSTEHRTLALEAARQGIVLLKNENKILPLDRDFITSLAVIGPMATETKLGGDYSACQSVEGFNEAIETAKEADYVIIVAGIDTTQEGEDLDRDSLVLPGEQMALISAIADASKRPVILVLTGGGPLDVLSADRNPLISSILWVGYPGEAGAKALAEIIFGLVNPAGRLPMTWYPESFTNVPMSDMNMRADPSRGYPGRTYRFYTGTRIYGFGHGLSYSAFSYKFLSSSPTKISLHKSLKAERLEGVDEVLVDDMQDCSKLRFGMQVSVMNLGDLDGRHVVMLFSRWPKVLQGSPTTQLVGFSSVHTVSYESIETSILVDPCQHLSLAHESGKRILPLGSYTFSVGDTHHTLSLQIY